From the Psychrobacillus sp. FSL K6-4046 genome, one window contains:
- a CDS encoding SEC-C metal-binding domain-containing protein, translated as MGDVNRDGFNALEFQKSKKLLGRLIDVGSYGKQEVEKTLQQELGEKFFSVFGILAVRAVGLLQLNEYIPTLVSLLGREEEILLEELAVALSSFQTDDVVEAVAPYAMKNETCIYAASILKETKTEKAIEVLVKSYDKLDESGKETVIESLTAQLTEQAFPLIEDYLHNGYHGGLIDLEQTLYAFYTVMGRSHPSMEEWKQIAEQNAIEFEQEQQAQAPQPAVSEKVGRNDPCPCGSGKKYKKCCGK; from the coding sequence GTGGGTGACGTTAACCGCGATGGCTTTAATGCACTTGAATTTCAGAAGTCGAAAAAGCTGCTTGGGCGACTGATTGATGTTGGCAGCTATGGGAAGCAGGAAGTAGAGAAGACCCTTCAGCAAGAACTAGGGGAAAAGTTTTTCTCGGTGTTTGGTATTTTAGCAGTAAGAGCGGTTGGCCTACTACAGTTAAACGAATATATACCTACACTTGTATCCCTACTAGGTAGAGAAGAAGAAATTCTATTAGAAGAATTGGCAGTTGCGTTAAGTAGCTTTCAGACGGATGACGTAGTAGAAGCAGTTGCTCCATATGCGATGAAGAATGAGACGTGTATTTATGCTGCTAGTATTTTAAAAGAAACAAAAACTGAAAAGGCAATAGAAGTGCTGGTAAAGAGCTACGACAAATTAGATGAAAGTGGTAAAGAGACGGTTATCGAATCCCTGACAGCCCAATTAACAGAGCAAGCCTTCCCGTTGATAGAGGATTATCTCCATAACGGCTATCATGGTGGATTAATTGATCTTGAACAGACGCTTTATGCGTTCTATACAGTAATGGGACGTTCCCATCCATCTATGGAAGAGTGGAAGCAAATTGCCGAACAAAACGCCATAGAATTCGAACAAGAGCAACAAGCACAAGCACCTCAGCCAGCAGTAAGCGAAAAGGTCGGTAGAAATGATCCCTGTCCTTGTGGTAGTGGAAAAAAATATAAAAAATGCTGTGGGAAATGA
- a CDS encoding ABC transporter permease: MLATQLKYDFLMFSREVFYMFFTIIIPPVTYIFMGQLYGEMTYDHGLNYAQSYTPSFILLITFTVIFFAFGFDQVNHRITGVEKRIRLSPVPKNILLASSILRAIIITTLGYLMILSIGLVMYDLSFVLLDMFSSYAFFIAMNIVLLIMASAIYSLFDNINSALVFSIVIMQIIIFTGGFAQPINLMPNFIQVSAKLNPLYHMNNMFIDVWNGQLSLTIETILAGSYIGVLLFVSVLIIRFMHKRKI; the protein is encoded by the coding sequence ATGCTAGCTACACAATTAAAATATGATTTCCTTATGTTTAGTAGAGAAGTCTTTTATATGTTTTTCACCATTATTATCCCACCCGTAACGTATATTTTTATGGGACAGTTATATGGGGAAATGACGTATGATCATGGTCTAAACTATGCTCAATCTTACACACCATCCTTTATATTACTCATCACATTTACGGTAATATTTTTTGCTTTTGGCTTTGATCAGGTTAACCACCGTATAACTGGTGTGGAAAAACGAATACGCTTGTCTCCTGTTCCCAAAAACATTTTACTCGCCTCAAGCATTTTACGAGCGATTATTATTACGACCTTAGGTTATCTTATGATACTTAGCATTGGATTAGTTATGTATGATTTATCCTTCGTCCTACTCGATATGTTTTCTTCCTATGCTTTTTTTATAGCTATGAACATTGTCTTACTAATCATGGCATCTGCTATTTATTCCTTATTTGATAATATAAACAGTGCTCTTGTATTTTCTATCGTTATTATGCAAATCATTATTTTTACCGGCGGCTTCGCACAGCCAATTAACCTAATGCCAAACTTTATACAAGTATCAGCAAAGCTTAACCCACTCTATCATATGAATAACATGTTTATAGATGTATGGAACGGCCAGCTCTCTCTAACTATTGAAACCATTCTCGCTGGAAGCTATATTGGAGTACTTCTATTTGTATCGGTTCTTATTATTCGCTTCATGCACAAGCGGAAAATCTAA
- a CDS encoding ABC transporter ATP-binding protein codes for MHIIEVRNLKKSYGEKEVLKGIDFQASPGEVIGVIGKNGAGKSTFLEILMTIKQFDTGIVYVLEEDIRLASMSRLEELRKQIAVVLQPTQFYRTLKVEELLKLFRSYYRSSIALEKIIQDFNLDPHRHKYFDKLSGGWKQIVSLAIAFLCEPKLLILDEPTTGLDPHMRNLLWSYITEYNERTGGTVILTTHNMDEVEIYCDKVLLINNGITEVFSTTDSILALGYRSVHDFYLQKVDI; via the coding sequence GTGCATATCATTGAAGTTAGAAATTTAAAAAAATCGTACGGGGAGAAGGAGGTTTTAAAAGGAATAGATTTTCAAGCGTCACCTGGAGAAGTCATAGGGGTGATAGGAAAAAATGGAGCAGGTAAATCTACTTTTTTAGAAATTCTTATGACCATCAAACAATTTGATACAGGAATTGTCTATGTGCTGGAAGAAGACATTCGATTAGCCTCCATGAGCCGTTTAGAAGAACTTAGAAAACAAATTGCTGTCGTTCTTCAGCCAACCCAATTTTATCGAACATTAAAGGTGGAGGAATTATTAAAATTGTTTAGGTCTTACTATAGGTCCTCCATTGCTTTAGAAAAAATTATACAAGACTTCAATTTAGATCCCCATCGCCACAAGTATTTCGATAAATTATCAGGTGGTTGGAAGCAGATTGTTAGCCTAGCGATTGCATTTTTGTGCGAGCCCAAGCTACTTATATTAGATGAGCCAACTACCGGATTAGATCCACATATGCGTAATTTGTTATGGTCTTATATTACTGAATACAATGAACGCACTGGGGGCACTGTCATCTTGACTACCCACAATATGGATGAGGTGGAGATATACTGTGACAAGGTTTTACTTATCAATAATGGAATAACTGAAGTTTTTTCAACTACTGACAGTATTTTAGCTTTAGGCTATCGTTCTGTACATGATTTTTATCTTCAAAAAGTTGATATTTAG
- a CDS encoding VanW family protein produces the protein MESLEPRNRSRMRIYFGKKYFRMKRYMDWYAGKKKYALKKQSTRKSEIIATHQTQLLRELKDVDMWLQHNKITNLKIAIKQLNGVIVQPGETFSYWRLIGNTSKRKGYVEGMILHYGKVTVGVGGGLCQLSNLIYWITLHTPLQVKERYRHSYDVFPDSNRSQPFGSGATCAYNYLDLQIKNDTKQAYQLVLYLTDTHLVGEWRADNPSTRTYEVYEKDHLISLEYWGGYVRHNSIYRRAYNMQSELIDDEFIAQNHAIMMYEPMLTTSSE, from the coding sequence ATGGAATCACTTGAACCGAGAAATAGAAGTCGGATGCGTATCTACTTTGGGAAGAAGTATTTCCGTATGAAGCGTTATATGGATTGGTATGCTGGGAAGAAAAAGTATGCTTTAAAAAAGCAATCAACCAGAAAATCGGAGATCATTGCGACTCATCAAACCCAGTTGCTACGTGAATTAAAAGACGTAGACATGTGGCTGCAGCACAATAAAATTACTAATCTTAAAATAGCTATTAAGCAATTAAATGGTGTCATCGTCCAACCAGGTGAAACATTCTCTTATTGGCGATTAATTGGAAATACGAGTAAGAGAAAGGGATACGTTGAAGGAATGATTTTACACTATGGAAAAGTTACTGTTGGAGTAGGTGGAGGGCTTTGCCAGCTATCAAACCTTATTTACTGGATTACATTACATACACCACTTCAGGTGAAGGAAAGGTATCGACATAGCTATGATGTATTCCCGGACTCTAACCGAAGTCAACCTTTTGGAAGTGGAGCTACATGTGCATATAACTACCTGGATTTGCAAATCAAAAATGATACTAAGCAGGCTTATCAACTAGTACTGTATCTAACCGATACCCATCTAGTAGGGGAATGGAGAGCAGATAATCCTTCTACTAGAACATACGAGGTGTATGAGAAGGATCATTTGATTTCCTTGGAATATTGGGGTGGCTATGTCCGACATAACAGTATTTATAGGAGAGCCTATAATATGCAAAGTGAATTAATAGACGATGAGTTTATTGCTCAAAATCATGCAATCATGATGTATGAGCCAATGTTAACGACATCTAGTGAGTAA
- a CDS encoding LytTR family DNA-binding domain-containing protein, whose protein sequence is MKVSLNIDSDFKETLVKIETPTLDGPVQDLLEFIKGSEIEFLVGKIDEMQHILKPADIHYFHTDQEAVYAVTETGSYKLKEKLYELEEMLPSSKFIRLSKSVIANLYELNRFEASFNGTLCVYFKSGAKEYVSRTYVAHIKDALKMNRRKK, encoded by the coding sequence ATGAAAGTATCGTTAAATATTGATAGTGATTTTAAAGAGACGTTGGTTAAAATTGAAACACCTACGCTAGATGGACCAGTCCAGGACTTACTGGAATTTATAAAAGGCAGTGAAATAGAATTTTTAGTTGGAAAAATCGATGAAATGCAACACATCTTAAAGCCCGCGGATATTCATTATTTTCATACAGATCAGGAAGCAGTCTATGCAGTAACAGAAACCGGCTCATACAAATTAAAGGAAAAGCTATATGAGCTAGAGGAAATGCTACCATCAAGCAAATTTATACGTTTATCAAAATCTGTTATAGCAAACCTCTATGAGCTTAATCGATTTGAAGCTTCTTTCAATGGAACGCTATGTGTGTATTTTAAATCCGGAGCAAAGGAATATGTGTCTAGGACATACGTCGCTCACATTAAGGACGCACTGAAAATGAATAGGAGGAAAAAATAA
- a CDS encoding methyl-accepting chemotaxis protein produces the protein MSIGKKLNIAFIVIIVLLLISTVTAMLTSANVESKVDEALDYRVTQLRVIDEIRFGIGMQGQYSQELLIDNSPETKEQLEYYIQYVDEQIAQIASLANSKTMKAYVEEIYVYKNEFNEASDIYLEYAKTGVISSGSRILKDRITPANDGILEVAQKMLDYQDKELKKISQETDGAMTLSNIVAIVMLVFVLLNGVLLMWFTRKQISNPLIKMVDAAEIIATGDLSVEDLNYSSNDEIGKLATATNQMKNNLQMLLKRIHENSEHLSAAAEELSASTEEVTASTNEMANRANDTLEASSSAAQSANESSRAMEETATGVQRIAESTQHLYDNSNQTYQTALAGGKIIQQASEQMNTINHSSEMMNNLVQKLSKQTLEIENITNVITNITEQTNLLALNAAIEAARAGEHGKGFAVVADEVRKLAEESRQSANQIVDLIKDIKLDTGNVEKAAEESLESVTVGVKIIGDAGHAFQEIVTAVEQMNVQIEEISATSEEISASAEQVSASAMEIANGAVNASTNVEGIAAAIEEQTATMEQVSGVAIELSQNAQDLQEEINKFKLA, from the coding sequence ATGAGTATCGGAAAAAAGTTAAACATCGCATTTATCGTCATTATAGTTTTGTTATTAATCTCTACTGTAACAGCTATGCTTACATCTGCTAATGTAGAATCTAAGGTGGATGAGGCGCTTGATTATAGAGTCACCCAATTACGAGTAATTGACGAAATACGTTTTGGTATTGGAATGCAGGGGCAATATTCTCAAGAATTGTTAATCGATAATTCTCCGGAAACGAAGGAGCAGCTTGAATACTATATCCAGTATGTGGATGAGCAAATTGCTCAAATAGCTTCTCTTGCAAACTCTAAAACAATGAAAGCTTATGTAGAGGAGATTTATGTTTATAAAAATGAGTTCAATGAAGCTTCAGATATATATTTGGAGTATGCCAAAACTGGTGTTATTAGCTCTGGGTCTAGAATTTTAAAGGACCGAATTACTCCCGCTAACGATGGTATATTAGAAGTTGCACAAAAAATGCTTGATTATCAAGATAAAGAACTGAAAAAAATCTCTCAAGAAACAGATGGTGCAATGACTCTATCTAACATTGTAGCAATTGTTATGTTAGTATTCGTTTTGCTAAATGGAGTTCTCCTTATGTGGTTCACTCGTAAGCAAATCTCTAATCCGTTAATAAAAATGGTAGACGCAGCCGAAATAATTGCTACTGGAGATTTATCGGTGGAGGATTTGAACTACTCTTCCAATGATGAAATTGGAAAGCTAGCTACAGCTACTAATCAAATGAAAAATAATCTTCAAATGTTACTTAAAAGAATCCATGAAAATTCAGAGCATCTAAGTGCGGCTGCCGAAGAGCTATCCGCAAGCACCGAAGAGGTAACTGCTTCTACAAATGAAATGGCTAACCGAGCTAATGATACTTTAGAAGCCTCATCTTCTGCTGCCCAGTCGGCCAATGAAAGTTCTCGAGCTATGGAAGAGACTGCAACGGGAGTTCAACGAATTGCCGAATCGACACAGCACTTATACGACAACTCGAACCAAACTTATCAAACGGCACTGGCTGGAGGTAAGATTATTCAACAGGCAAGTGAACAGATGAACACCATAAATCATTCCTCTGAGATGATGAATAATTTAGTTCAAAAACTAAGTAAACAAACCTTGGAAATTGAAAATATAACTAATGTAATTACGAATATTACAGAGCAGACTAACCTACTAGCACTCAATGCGGCGATTGAAGCAGCACGAGCTGGCGAGCATGGGAAAGGATTTGCAGTTGTTGCAGACGAGGTTCGTAAGCTTGCTGAGGAATCTAGACAATCCGCCAATCAAATTGTTGATTTGATAAAGGATATCAAACTAGATACAGGCAATGTAGAAAAAGCAGCTGAGGAATCACTAGAATCTGTAACAGTTGGAGTGAAGATTATTGGAGATGCCGGTCATGCTTTTCAAGAAATCGTTACTGCAGTAGAACAGATGAACGTTCAAATCGAAGAGATCTCAGCTACTTCTGAAGAGATTTCCGCATCTGCTGAACAAGTTTCTGCTTCTGCCATGGAAATCGCTAACGGGGCTGTAAATGCTTCCACCAATGTTGAAGGTATTGCTGCCGCTATTGAGGAACAAACTGCTACCATGGAACAGGTCAGCGGTGTAGCAATTGAACTTTCACAAAATGCACAGGACTTACAAGAGGAAATAAATAAATTTAAGCTAGCATAA
- a CDS encoding M28 family peptidase, with product MKKLAKVLAISFLVGLTLTGCKDEEAKDDQDKVKDGVINQLKDDYLSSVDVDYAYEFTKSLEEFKTNEKLGYRTAGSEAELKTGEKIGQEMEKIGLTEVTKDEFTLDTWTFEKADLTFTDENGKEHLAVLGGYQVNFNTNGVKEYDIVYGGKATAEDLDGLDIEGKLVLIDINQREEWWINYPAYQAHVKGAAGVIAVQEAGYGEVSPDALNAQDFCGPDDAPAFSMSQTDGNKLKKSLEASETGSLKVKFDAKSTVEMDGKSYNYYGKIVGKDPESYIILSAHYDSYFTGFQDDHAAIGLLMGVAKGLIDSGYQPEKTIIFNALAAEEWGVSNSRYDWSTGAYNQIFNIHPEWAGKAFANMNFELPAYEHTTQDEIRATYELNNYLTEFSKDVPAVEGVYKDGISVISPLRTWSDDFSFNIAGVPALRNDFQDSDFMRSHYHSQFDTEETYNEDAFKFHLNLYGLLTMHYDKTAVVPLDFTTRLNAMKETIDENAFEQAEVSKDELIDEIDHVMDTAKDVNKRVAKINEDYLNAIAKDDQAAAKKLYNESRQLNSDLLAAFKHAEDSFTRLTWEDVVIFPYEHAQNNINNLSLSIEALEDGDLATPLDEYLWNIDNNWYAYDFDQEVFDYFTDYVIDAPAQKLMWGAGRIVGHEDLYEVIHSLKEKSDIENADLTEEIESLKQSLTNQKALLKTTTSEQVADLRELGRQLENLK from the coding sequence ATGAAAAAGTTAGCAAAAGTACTTGCAATATCGTTTCTTGTAGGGCTTACTCTTACAGGCTGTAAGGACGAAGAGGCAAAAGATGATCAAGATAAAGTAAAGGACGGAGTAATCAATCAGTTAAAAGATGATTATTTATCATCTGTTGATGTAGATTATGCCTATGAATTTACTAAAAGCTTAGAAGAGTTTAAAACAAATGAAAAGCTTGGATACCGAACAGCTGGTTCTGAGGCAGAACTCAAGACCGGAGAAAAAATTGGACAAGAAATGGAGAAAATCGGCCTTACAGAAGTAACGAAGGACGAGTTTACTTTAGATACTTGGACATTTGAAAAAGCCGATTTAACGTTTACGGATGAAAACGGTAAAGAGCATTTAGCGGTTCTTGGTGGCTACCAGGTTAATTTCAATACAAATGGCGTCAAGGAATACGACATTGTTTACGGTGGCAAGGCCACAGCTGAGGACTTAGATGGACTCGACATCGAAGGCAAGCTCGTTTTAATAGACATAAATCAGCGTGAGGAATGGTGGATCAACTACCCCGCATACCAAGCTCATGTAAAAGGTGCAGCAGGAGTTATAGCTGTACAGGAAGCTGGTTATGGAGAAGTCTCTCCAGATGCCTTAAATGCTCAAGATTTTTGTGGACCGGATGATGCTCCTGCATTTTCCATGTCCCAAACGGATGGAAATAAGTTAAAAAAATCATTGGAAGCTAGTGAGACGGGCTCCTTGAAAGTGAAATTTGATGCAAAATCTACTGTTGAAATGGATGGCAAATCCTATAATTATTATGGAAAAATCGTAGGGAAGGATCCAGAGTCTTATATTATCTTATCTGCCCATTATGATTCCTACTTCACAGGATTCCAGGATGATCATGCTGCCATAGGATTATTGATGGGAGTAGCCAAGGGTCTAATCGATAGCGGCTATCAGCCAGAAAAAACGATTATCTTTAACGCACTTGCTGCTGAAGAGTGGGGAGTTTCAAACTCTCGCTATGACTGGTCCACTGGTGCATACAATCAAATATTTAACATTCACCCAGAATGGGCTGGAAAAGCATTTGCTAACATGAACTTTGAGCTCCCTGCATATGAGCACACGACGCAGGACGAAATTCGTGCTACATACGAATTGAACAATTACCTTACAGAATTCTCTAAAGATGTTCCAGCGGTAGAAGGTGTTTATAAGGATGGAATTTCTGTAATATCTCCATTGCGTACTTGGTCAGATGATTTTTCCTTTAATATTGCAGGGGTTCCAGCTTTACGCAATGATTTCCAAGATAGCGATTTTATGCGCTCTCATTACCATTCACAATTTGATACCGAAGAAACGTATAATGAGGACGCTTTTAAATTCCACTTGAATTTATATGGTCTTCTAACTATGCATTACGACAAAACAGCTGTGGTGCCTTTAGACTTTACCACTCGTTTGAATGCTATGAAGGAAACAATTGATGAAAATGCCTTTGAACAAGCAGAGGTATCTAAGGACGAGCTGATTGACGAAATTGACCATGTAATGGATACAGCAAAGGATGTAAACAAAAGAGTTGCAAAGATTAATGAGGATTACTTAAATGCCATAGCTAAAGACGACCAAGCTGCGGCTAAAAAGCTTTATAACGAAAGCCGTCAGCTTAATAGTGATTTATTAGCTGCATTCAAGCATGCTGAGGACAGCTTCACTCGCCTGACTTGGGAAGACGTTGTTATATTCCCTTACGAGCACGCACAAAACAATATAAATAATTTATCGCTTTCTATTGAAGCGTTAGAAGATGGAGATCTTGCTACACCTTTGGATGAATATTTATGGAACATCGATAACAACTGGTATGCCTATGATTTCGATCAAGAAGTATTTGATTACTTCACAGACTACGTGATAGATGCACCTGCCCAAAAGCTGATGTGGGGTGCTGGAAGAATTGTTGGTCATGAAGATCTGTACGAAGTCATCCATTCTCTTAAAGAAAAAAGCGACATAGAAAATGCTGACTTAACAGAAGAAATTGAATCACTCAAACAATCATTAACCAATCAAAAAGCTTTACTAAAAACAACTACCTCAGAGCAAGTTGCTGATTTAAGAGAGCTAGGCAGACAGTTAGAAAATTTGAAGTAA
- a CDS encoding PH domain-containing protein, which translates to MFKKLASDALGISDIGVVVSKADFDKTESDDFVMHEAGEVVYFLIKTKADEYCFTNLALIHVDGENALSKKRTLRRYDYAYYPITDVALETAGTIDLDMEIKFTIGNVPLSIDIHKKFATEIKDLYKAIHTISTQMLDNKKKFDIAQNSLGYAAQSVGKMESKDITPLSSFESITQFSSNWMLEQKDKYMKKDFKDVFELFINA; encoded by the coding sequence ATGTTTAAAAAGTTGGCGTCAGATGCATTGGGTATTTCAGACATTGGAGTGGTTGTTTCTAAAGCAGATTTTGATAAAACGGAGTCTGATGATTTTGTCATGCATGAAGCAGGTGAAGTGGTTTATTTTCTTATTAAAACTAAGGCAGATGAATATTGCTTTACTAACCTTGCTTTAATTCATGTAGACGGAGAGAATGCCCTTAGTAAGAAAAGAACGCTTCGTCGCTATGATTATGCTTACTATCCAATCACCGATGTAGCGCTTGAAACTGCAGGAACTATCGATCTGGATATGGAGATTAAGTTCACGATTGGAAATGTGCCATTAAGCATAGATATCCATAAAAAGTTTGCTACGGAAATCAAAGATCTTTATAAGGCAATCCATACCATATCAACTCAAATGCTAGACAACAAAAAGAAATTTGATATTGCTCAAAATAGCTTAGGCTACGCTGCCCAGTCAGTAGGAAAGATGGAAAGTAAAGACATTACTCCATTGTCTTCGTTCGAATCGATAACCCAGTTTTCCTCCAACTGGATGCTAGAGCAAAAAGACAAATACATGAAAAAAGACTTCAAGGACGTATTTGAATTATTTATAAATGCTTAA
- a CDS encoding substrate-binding domain-containing protein yields the protein MEERKQKSLSDKILYAVFWLICIFFFGSFLFIVIVLTGNMHYISLLATGVIVLYLFYLFHLFNFFTTKKRKQWVLGIMGVALVISAITPVKKIYEKNIPTVDAELNVWDYQPFMEPLKIATLEEESTFKITEDLPRLDGATALYPLYASFAQAVYPDKTYEPSSSEVMVNTTPDAYNNLIEGKVDMIFVAGPSKAQINYAKRNGVELKLTPIGREAFVFFVHQKNEINELSLQQIQDIYSGSINNWQDVGGSDDSIRAFQRPEGSGSQTALENLMGEIPLMEAPTEDIVSGMGGIIEEVAQYKNYKNAIGYTFRFYSNEMVKNDQIKLLNINGIAPTIENIRNNQYPIASEFYLVTTNTDNPHVDEFIEWILSPQGQELVEKTGYVPMIE from the coding sequence ATGGAGGAAAGAAAACAAAAGTCCTTGAGTGATAAAATTTTATACGCGGTATTTTGGTTAATCTGTATTTTTTTCTTTGGCTCATTCCTCTTTATTGTAATTGTTTTAACTGGAAATATGCATTATATCTCGCTGCTGGCTACTGGAGTGATTGTACTGTATTTATTTTACCTATTCCATTTGTTTAATTTTTTTACTACTAAAAAAAGAAAGCAGTGGGTTTTAGGGATCATGGGAGTGGCCTTAGTGATCAGTGCAATTACTCCAGTCAAAAAAATATATGAGAAAAATATTCCGACGGTAGATGCAGAATTAAATGTTTGGGACTATCAACCATTCATGGAGCCTTTAAAAATTGCAACTCTAGAGGAGGAGTCAACATTTAAAATTACAGAGGACTTACCAAGGTTGGATGGAGCAACGGCTTTGTATCCTTTGTATGCTTCTTTTGCTCAAGCGGTTTATCCCGATAAAACATATGAGCCAAGCTCCAGTGAAGTCATGGTAAATACGACTCCTGATGCTTACAATAATTTGATTGAAGGTAAAGTAGATATGATCTTTGTTGCAGGCCCCTCTAAGGCGCAAATCAATTATGCAAAGCGTAATGGTGTGGAGCTTAAACTCACACCGATTGGCAGAGAAGCATTCGTGTTCTTTGTCCACCAAAAAAATGAAATTAATGAGCTCAGCCTTCAACAAATTCAGGATATTTACTCAGGGAGCATTAATAATTGGCAGGATGTCGGGGGAAGCGACGATTCTATACGAGCATTCCAGCGTCCCGAAGGCAGTGGGAGTCAAACGGCTTTAGAAAATCTAATGGGAGAAATTCCTTTAATGGAAGCACCGACTGAAGATATTGTTAGTGGGATGGGGGGAATCATTGAAGAAGTAGCTCAATACAAGAATTATAAAAACGCAATCGGGTACACATTCCGATTCTATTCGAACGAAATGGTTAAGAACGATCAGATTAAACTATTAAATATAAACGGAATTGCACCTACAATAGAAAATATTCGTAACAACCAGTATCCGATTGCATCTGAATTTTATTTAGTGACAACTAATACGGATAATCCTCATGTTGATGAGTTTATAGAATGGATTCTATCTCCTCAGGGTCAGGAGCTGGTTGAGAAAACGGGTTACGTGCCAATGATTGAATAA
- a CDS encoding DUF3021 domain-containing protein yields MKTFLFRSMIGIFFGAFISVVFTSGVVLFSDRETLNGALFLKNSLGSIFCGWLFTVTPLYFENKRFTMMQATGFHFLTVFVAYFILAFFIGWIPFTLLSFGIGLAIFIIVYILHWLAFYYYFRLQAKKLNENLNSISE; encoded by the coding sequence ATGAAAACATTTTTGTTTAGAAGTATGATTGGGATTTTCTTTGGAGCATTCATATCAGTAGTTTTTACAAGCGGGGTAGTACTCTTTAGCGACAGAGAAACGTTAAACGGGGCTTTGTTTCTAAAAAATTCTTTAGGCTCTATATTTTGTGGTTGGTTATTTACAGTAACCCCACTCTACTTTGAGAATAAGCGTTTTACTATGATGCAGGCTACCGGTTTCCATTTTCTTACCGTCTTCGTAGCATATTTTATCTTAGCTTTCTTTATTGGCTGGATACCATTTACTTTGTTAAGCTTTGGAATTGGCCTGGCAATTTTCATTATTGTTTATATTTTACATTGGCTGGCATTCTACTACTATTTCCGTCTACAAGCCAAAAAATTGAACGAAAATTTAAATTCTATCTCGGAATAA
- a CDS encoding D-2-hydroxyacid dehydrogenase family protein has product MKLQCAILDDYQQVALKMADWATIEEQVEVHSFSQHFENEEDLIEEIKEYEIIVIMRERTAFTASLFEKLPKLKLLITSGMRNASIDLAAASTYGVTVCGTASSSEPPTELTWALLLNLARNITLENRALRENGPWQSTVGADLHGRTLGLLGLGKIGGRMATIAQAFGMDVIAWSQNLTKEDTDKLGVRLANSKEELLKTSDFVSVHLVLSDRTRGIIGKQELEQMKRSAYLINTSRAAIVDQEALIKALEENRIAGAGLDVFEEEPMPEKHPYRTLPNVLATPHLGYVSEHNYRVYFTEAVEDIVAFLEGAEIRKIN; this is encoded by the coding sequence ATGAAATTACAATGTGCAATTTTAGATGACTATCAGCAGGTCGCTTTAAAAATGGCAGACTGGGCGACTATTGAGGAGCAGGTGGAGGTACACTCCTTCTCACAGCATTTCGAAAACGAAGAAGATTTAATAGAGGAAATCAAAGAGTATGAAATTATTGTGATTATGCGAGAACGAACTGCATTCACGGCTTCTTTATTTGAAAAATTACCTAAATTAAAACTCTTAATCACCTCAGGGATGAGGAATGCCTCGATTGATTTAGCTGCTGCTTCAACGTATGGAGTAACTGTTTGTGGTACTGCGAGCTCCTCGGAGCCACCGACTGAGCTTACTTGGGCTCTACTCTTAAATCTCGCTAGAAATATTACTTTGGAGAATAGAGCTTTAAGAGAAAACGGTCCATGGCAAAGCACAGTAGGAGCGGATTTACACGGAAGAACGTTGGGACTCCTTGGATTGGGTAAAATCGGAGGACGTATGGCCACGATAGCCCAAGCATTTGGGATGGACGTTATTGCATGGAGTCAAAACCTTACGAAGGAAGATACAGATAAACTAGGAGTTCGTTTAGCAAATTCAAAGGAAGAGCTCTTGAAAACAAGTGACTTCGTGTCGGTTCACCTTGTATTAAGTGACAGAACAAGAGGAATAATAGGCAAGCAGGAATTAGAGCAGATGAAGCGTAGCGCCTATCTCATCAATACATCACGAGCAGCAATCGTAGACCAAGAGGCATTAATAAAAGCACTAGAAGAAAACAGGATTGCAGGAGCAGGCTTAGATGTATTTGAGGAAGAGCCAATGCCAGAGAAACATCCATATCGTACGCTACCTAACGTCCTGGCAACCCCTCATTTAGGATATGTAAGTGAACATAATTACCGCGTCTACTTTACAGAAGCGGTAGAGGACATTGTAGCTTTTCTTGAGGGAGCAGAAATTCGGAAGATAAATTAA